The Paenibacillus uliginis N3/975 genome has a window encoding:
- a CDS encoding DUF4303 domain-containing protein: MKPMQEIETLAIEIADAARTSFRALFENGERYYYCTLYTTGEGHAPSISAWSWEALEMESARQGDESDTPGSTIAELIKWSYADSPYCCFGDENFDHVKQRFIERPFITDLENDEGYREFDLRLKAMELAMKMLDDEGMFALNQPRESVCVLVEVMPPDEINTEIALRLNRAESPAMQVWLAEAAE; the protein is encoded by the coding sequence ATGAAGCCGATGCAAGAAATAGAGACGCTGGCGATAGAGATCGCCGATGCGGCCAGAACGTCTTTTCGCGCTCTTTTTGAAAATGGCGAACGTTACTATTACTGTACGCTATATACTACTGGCGAGGGACATGCGCCAAGCATCTCCGCCTGGTCGTGGGAAGCTTTGGAGATGGAATCGGCCAGGCAAGGAGACGAAAGTGACACACCGGGATCGACGATTGCGGAACTCATCAAATGGTCCTACGCCGATTCGCCCTATTGTTGTTTCGGGGATGAGAACTTCGATCACGTTAAACAACGATTTATCGAGCGTCCTTTCATTACGGATCTTGAGAATGACGAAGGGTATCGCGAGTTTGATTTGAGGCTGAAGGCCATGGAGCTGGCGATGAAAATGCTCGATGATGAAGGCATGTTTGCCTTGAATCAACCGCGGGAGTCGGTATGCGTCCTTGTCGAAGTCATGCCGCCGGATGAGATCAATACCGAAATCGCCCTACGTTTGAATCGGGCGGAATCTCCGGCTATGCAAGTATGGTTGGCGGAAGCGGCGGAGTAA
- a CDS encoding SMI1/KNR4 family protein — protein MYERLAEKLKTTSALKWFPGRGAEESWIAEAEEELGFRLPPSYRWWLVHYGNARLSGGNILAIAAPEHREYYDGDLLYIHRLNKAEEWWVGRFPHRLDLFVPDSDELYFFDTSTRDKQGEFPIMCYDLMNDLIDKYASTFAEFLERLIDERS, from the coding sequence ATGTATGAGCGTTTGGCAGAAAAACTGAAAACGACTTCCGCTTTAAAATGGTTTCCTGGTCGTGGTGCGGAAGAGAGCTGGATAGCGGAAGCCGAAGAGGAATTAGGATTCCGCCTGCCGCCATCTTATCGCTGGTGGCTGGTTCATTACGGTAATGCCCGGTTGAGTGGCGGGAATATTCTAGCGATCGCTGCTCCGGAACACAGAGAGTATTACGACGGCGACCTTCTTTACATACACAGACTGAATAAAGCCGAGGAATGGTGGGTAGGCCGGTTTCCCCACAGACTGGACTTGTTCGTGCCGGATAGCGACGAGCTTTATTTTTTTGATACGTCTACTAGAGATAAACAGGGAGAATTTCCGATCATGTGTTATGATCTCATGAATGATTTGATCGACAAGTATGCTTCAACGTTTGCGGAGTTTCTAGAACGGCTGATTGACGAGCGTTCTTAA
- a CDS encoding AraC family transcriptional regulator — protein MLQEFNNLMDYIETHLTEEISGKDISKIVGLSDYHFKRMFSYMAGMSLNEYIKNRRLSVANVELINGAKVTDIAYKYGYQSIEGFSRAFRGWSGFLPSEVTKNKIQKSFPKFSFFIDIRGGISMEFKIEKKEKFKIVGVSKRVPIQFEGENNAILELAQSITEQQRNEMHQLADLYPHQVLNVSYDFDDGFLEEKGYLTHMIGFATTKENPFDDLEQISIEESLWAIFPNQGPFPATLQETTAKIYSEWLPSSDYEVADIPGISFTKHNGTSENVYSEIWMPVKKKVSDKLG, from the coding sequence ATGTTACAAGAATTCAATAATTTAATGGATTACATCGAAACACATTTAACGGAAGAAATCTCTGGAAAAGATATATCAAAAATTGTAGGACTATCTGATTATCATTTTAAAAGAATGTTTTCGTATATGGCTGGAATGTCATTGAATGAGTATATCAAAAATAGGAGATTATCAGTTGCGAATGTTGAATTAATAAACGGAGCAAAAGTGACAGATATTGCCTATAAATATGGCTATCAATCTATAGAAGGATTTTCAAGAGCCTTTCGTGGATGGAGTGGTTTTTTACCTTCAGAAGTAACTAAAAACAAAATTCAAAAATCATTTCCCAAATTTTCATTCTTTATAGATATAAGAGGAGGAATATCCATGGAATTCAAAATTGAAAAAAAAGAGAAGTTTAAAATAGTAGGTGTATCGAAAAGAGTGCCAATTCAATTCGAAGGTGAAAATAATGCTATCTTAGAACTAGCCCAGTCAATTACCGAACAACAAAGAAATGAAATGCATCAATTAGCTGATTTATATCCTCATCAAGTCTTGAATGTATCTTATGATTTTGATGATGGTTTCTTGGAAGAAAAAGGCTACTTAACTCATATGATTGGTTTTGCAACTACAAAAGAAAATCCATTCGATGATTTAGAGCAAATTTCTATTGAAGAAAGTTTATGGGCAATTTTCCCTAATCAAGGACCATTTCCTGCTACGCTTCAAGAAACTACCGCAAAAATTTATTCTGAATGGTTGCCTTCTTCAGATTATGAAGTAGCAGATATACCTGGAATTTCTTTTACAAAGCACAATGGTACATCGGAAAATGTATATAGCGAAATTTGGATGCCAGTAAAGAAAAAAGTTAGCGATAAACTTGGATGA
- a CDS encoding IS1595 family transposase, with product MLITTLTPLFESKSIFHEVNERKANKGFRCIYCGMDEVVHFGKTTQDRQRYKCKCCDKTFTETADTPLYHCRKSEKWIDFLSCLIDGMSLRDSAKEISVHYVTLFYWRHKILTALAQINAEELNGIVEVDETYFLESQKGAIPTHRSSRKRGGSAKKRGLSTEQICVLIARDREKNTFYKVIGRGKPTKDSLELHLGNRLGTDIVLCSDALRGYKLLAKNHHIQQYVKTGEKRVKGIYHIQNINSYHSRLKRWLNRFYGISTKYLEGYIALFNYLDQLRFDDSERSIKELAVDVLMNKVSDTNNDIRLRQVEYV from the coding sequence GTGTTGATAACTACCCTTACACCATTATTTGAATCAAAATCCATATTTCATGAAGTAAATGAACGGAAAGCTAATAAAGGATTTCGCTGCATTTACTGTGGAATGGATGAAGTTGTTCACTTTGGTAAAACTACACAGGATCGTCAACGTTATAAATGCAAATGCTGTGATAAAACATTTACGGAAACTGCTGATACGCCTCTCTATCATTGTCGAAAATCTGAAAAATGGATTGACTTTTTATCATGCTTGATTGATGGTATGAGCTTGCGTGATAGTGCCAAAGAAATTAGCGTTCATTACGTCACTCTATTCTACTGGAGACATAAAATCCTAACAGCCCTTGCACAGATCAATGCAGAGGAACTAAATGGAATCGTAGAAGTTGACGAAACCTATTTTTTAGAATCACAAAAAGGGGCAATCCCAACACACCGATCTTCTCGAAAACGTGGTGGAAGTGCTAAAAAACGAGGTCTTTCCACTGAACAAATCTGTGTCCTGATTGCTCGTGATCGAGAGAAAAATACATTCTATAAAGTCATTGGACGTGGAAAGCCTACAAAAGATAGCTTAGAACTCCATTTAGGTAATCGACTAGGAACAGATATTGTTCTTTGTTCCGATGCTCTTAGAGGTTATAAACTACTTGCAAAGAATCATCATATTCAACAGTATGTGAAAACTGGAGAAAAACGTGTCAAAGGAATCTACCATATCCAAAATATCAATAGCTATCACTCTCGCTTGAAACGATGGCTCAATCGCTTCTATGGTATTTCTACGAAATACCTAGAAGGTTATATTGCATTGTTCAACTATCTTGATCAGCTAAGATTTGATGATAGTGAACGCTCTATTAAGGAGCTTGCAGTGGATGTGCTAATGAATAAAGTCTCTGATACCAATAATGATATTCGTTTAAGACAAGTTGAGTACGTTTAA
- a CDS encoding SMI1/KNR4 family protein: MKDALMERLKIFLHRENNRTLVGIPSSQEEIVKAEQRLNVNFHEDYIHFIKTFGGAYAGLAIHAFSNGSSLGNESVIDLTLGFREQFKGLPFAEVLRTSYVISMDGSGDPIIINQAGKVFICYHDTGEIKLLADSFEEMIEENFCEW; the protein is encoded by the coding sequence ATGAAAGATGCGTTAATGGAGAGATTAAAGATTTTTCTTCATCGGGAAAATAATAGAACACTTGTAGGCATTCCGTCGAGCCAAGAGGAAATTGTTAAGGCGGAGCAACGGCTGAATGTTAACTTTCATGAGGACTACATACACTTTATCAAGACGTTTGGGGGAGCATATGCAGGTCTTGCGATACATGCATTCTCTAATGGCTCTAGTCTCGGAAATGAATCGGTTATCGATTTGACGCTGGGGTTTCGAGAGCAATTCAAGGGACTTCCCTTTGCAGAGGTCTTACGAACCAGTTATGTCATTTCCATGGATGGGTCCGGCGATCCGATTATCATTAATCAGGCAGGAAAGGTTTTCATCTGTTATCACGATACCGGGGAGATCAAGTTATTAGCGGATTCATTTGAGGAAATGATCGAGGAAAATTTTTGTGAATGGTAA
- a CDS encoding kanamycin nucleotidyltransferase C-terminal domain-containing protein: MLPFPAETSRKEKLDFINEIKNKLLEKYDEDIEAIGIYGSVAQEKEGPYSDIELHIISRDGASIPSRELICHPFKLEISTKQKSEWLDQASAVDDGWAIKMGSFIHITTLYDPNGIFNKAKEVALSVPEEVFREVIAEFMVWEPYETMGKIRNTRISNNLSYLPRAVFDFTWQIAKLIGLLNKQYYTSRSVTLEESIEKPIKPEGYVELAKKVISGELYDKEELYLLCENLWFGLNNLLEELGIEYRSDILEL, from the coding sequence ATGTTGCCTTTTCCAGCTGAAACTAGTCGCAAAGAGAAATTGGATTTTATAAATGAGATAAAGAACAAGTTACTAGAAAAATACGACGAGGACATTGAGGCAATTGGAATCTATGGTTCAGTTGCTCAAGAAAAAGAGGGGCCTTATTCAGATATAGAATTGCACATAATTAGTAGAGATGGAGCGAGTATACCTAGCCGTGAATTAATTTGTCATCCGTTTAAATTAGAGATTTCTACAAAGCAGAAATCAGAGTGGTTAGATCAAGCAAGCGCGGTGGACGATGGATGGGCGATTAAAATGGGTAGTTTCATACATATTACCACCCTGTATGATCCAAATGGCATATTTAATAAGGCGAAAGAGGTTGCACTCTCAGTACCCGAAGAAGTATTTAGAGAAGTAATAGCAGAATTTATGGTTTGGGAGCCGTACGAAACTATGGGCAAGATTCGAAATACCCGAATTTCCAATAACCTCTCTTATCTGCCCCGTGCAGTTTTTGATTTCACATGGCAAATTGCTAAATTGATTGGATTGTTGAATAAACAATATTACACAAGTAGATCCGTAACTCTGGAAGAATCCATAGAAAAACCAATCAAGCCAGAAGGATATGTTGAGTTAGCAAAAAAAGTAATAAGTGGTGAGCTGTATGACAAGGAAGAACTTTATCTACTTTGTGAAAACTTGTGGTTTGGTTTGAATAACTTGCTTGAAGAACTAGGAATTGAATACCGAAGCGATATTTTAGAACTGTGA
- a CDS encoding DUF3888 domain-containing protein encodes MWWKVMILILAIGVTNCTITDCAKAYHSEESPSKYNADIQRKCLEEVLIFELRPKIMSVLKKEYDNYLIDSAHIIPIRKSDSYPQQEFILKGRVTKQDSTSDIVQITFKASTDGYQVSDFHAIRNENN; translated from the coding sequence ATGTGGTGGAAAGTTATGATTTTGATTTTGGCAATAGGGGTAACTAACTGTACAATTACGGATTGTGCTAAAGCTTACCACAGCGAGGAGTCCCCATCTAAATATAATGCCGATATTCAACGTAAGTGCTTGGAAGAGGTCCTTATTTTCGAACTTCGTCCTAAGATTATGAGTGTACTTAAAAAGGAGTATGATAACTATCTCATCGACAGCGCTCATATCATACCAATCAGGAAATCGGATTCTTATCCTCAACAAGAGTTCATACTTAAAGGGAGAGTAACGAAACAAGATTCTACCTCAGATATAGTTCAAATCACTTTTAAAGCAAGTACAGACGGATACCAAGTGAGTGATTTTCATGCTATCCGTAATGAAAACAACTAA
- the murD gene encoding UDP-N-acetylmuramoyl-L-alanine--D-glutamate ligase: MNPAFYTYIQSLAGRDVTVIGAGVSNSPLIRMLCSGGARVTVRDRNPALPREEWDDLGIELRLGENYLDRVEGDVVFRTPGMRPDHTALDSARASGSRVTSEMEEFFTLCPCPIFGVTGSDGKTTTTSLIADMLADGGRMVHLGGNIGTPLLTSAGEMSPLDACVVELSSFQLMDMTRSPHVAVITNLSPNHLDWHLDMDEYTAAKRRLLDFQTADDFAVLNGDNPATAALRGRGRTKYFGGHTVHDGVIDGLLPISDIRLPGWYNVENVMAAMSAVRGTVSDEAILETVRNFVGVEHRNQWVATVGGVHYYNNSIGSSPARTVATLHAHVGRVLLIAGGRDKKVPFDEMARLLPDHVKVLLLIGEAASQIEAAARRVPSCPPIVLCEGLAEAVAQAHKLTAPGDTVLLSPACTAFDQYRNFEERGRHFVELVGELHRSEGKD, encoded by the coding sequence ATGAATCCTGCATTTTACACATATATCCAATCGCTGGCCGGTCGGGACGTGACCGTCATCGGCGCCGGCGTCAGCAATTCACCTCTGATCCGCATGCTGTGCTCGGGCGGGGCGCGAGTCACCGTGCGCGACCGCAATCCGGCCCTGCCCAGGGAGGAATGGGACGATCTAGGCATCGAGTTGCGCCTAGGGGAGAATTATTTGGATCGCGTTGAGGGCGACGTGGTGTTCCGCACTCCGGGCATGCGTCCAGACCATACGGCACTGGACTCGGCCCGCGCTAGCGGCAGCCGTGTGACCAGTGAGATGGAGGAGTTCTTTACGCTGTGTCCTTGTCCCATTTTCGGCGTGACCGGTTCGGACGGTAAGACCACCACCACGTCGCTGATTGCAGACATGCTGGCTGACGGGGGACGTATGGTACATCTGGGCGGCAACATTGGCACGCCACTGCTGACAAGCGCGGGTGAGATGTCGCCTCTGGATGCGTGCGTGGTCGAGCTGTCCAGCTTCCAACTGATGGACATGACGCGCTCTCCCCATGTGGCGGTGATCACTAACCTCTCGCCCAATCACCTCGACTGGCACCTCGACATGGATGAATATACCGCCGCCAAGCGCCGCCTGCTGGATTTTCAGACTGCTGACGACTTTGCCGTCTTAAACGGCGATAATCCGGCGACTGCCGCACTGCGCGGGCGGGGGCGGACCAAGTATTTCGGCGGGCACACTGTCCACGATGGGGTGATCGACGGTCTGTTACCCATCAGTGACATTCGTTTGCCGGGGTGGTACAACGTGGAAAACGTTATGGCTGCCATGAGCGCTGTGCGGGGGACCGTGTCGGATGAGGCAATCCTGGAGACGGTGCGCAACTTCGTTGGCGTGGAGCACCGAAACCAGTGGGTGGCAACTGTGGGCGGCGTGCATTATTACAACAATTCAATCGGCTCCAGCCCCGCCCGTACCGTCGCCACGCTGCACGCGCATGTAGGCCGAGTGCTGCTGATCGCCGGCGGGCGAGATAAGAAAGTACCGTTTGATGAGATGGCTAGGCTGCTGCCTGATCATGTCAAGGTGCTGCTGTTGATCGGCGAAGCGGCCAGTCAAATCGAGGCTGCGGCGCGTAGAGTGCCGAGTTGCCCGCCTATTGTCCTCTGCGAAGGCCTGGCCGAGGCAGTGGCACAGGCGCACAAGCTGACCGCACCGGGCGACACTGTGCTGCTGAGTCCTGCATGCACTGCGTTTGACCAATACCGTAACTTTGAAGAGCGCGGGCGTCACTTTGTAGAACTGGTCGGAGAACTGCACCGGTCAGAGGGAAAGGATTAA